Proteins encoded together in one Lutra lutra chromosome 4, mLutLut1.2, whole genome shotgun sequence window:
- the FHL3 gene encoding four and a half LIM domains protein 3 isoform X1, translated as MRPRIRVSPGFQRSKLFLGTVETKAKLLCPRTQLEGSLTATMSEAFDCAKCSESLYGRKYIQTDDGPYCVPCYDSTFANTCAECQQLIGHDSRELFYEDRHFHEGCFRCCRCKRSLADEPFTCQDNELLCNDCYCSAFSSQCSACGETVMPGSRKLEYGGQTWHEHCFLCSGCEQPLGSRSFVPDKGAHYCVPCYENKFAPRCARCSKTLTQGGVTYRDQPWHRECLVCTGCQTPLAGQQFTSRDDDPYCVACFGELFAPKCSSCKSPITGLGGGKYVSFEDRHWHHSCFSCARCSTSLVGQGFVPDGDQVLCQGCSQAGP; from the exons ATGAGGCCAAGGATTAGGGTCTCCCCTGGGTTTCAAAGGTCAAAACTATTCCTGGGTACTGTGGAGACCAAGGCCAAACTTCTCTGTCCCAGGACGCAGCTGGAG GGCTCACTCACAGCCACCATGAGCGAGGCCTTTGACTGCGCAAAATGCAGCGAGAGCCTGTATGGCCGCAAATACATCCAGACGGACGATGGCCCCTACTGTGTGCCCTGCTATGACAGCACCTTTGCCAACACCTGTGCCGAGTGCCAGCAGCTTATCGGGCATGACTCCAGG GAGCTGTTCTATGAAGACCGCCATTTCCACGAGGGCTGCTTCCGCTGCTGCCGCTGCAAGCGCTCCCTGGCCGACGAGCCCTTCACCTGCCAGGACAACGAGCTGCTCTGCAACGATTGCTACTGCAGCGCCTTCTCATCACAGTGCTCCGCCTGCGGGGAGACCGTCATGCCCG GGTCCCGGAAGCTGGAATATGGAGGCCAGACATGGCACGAGCATTGCTTCCTGTGCAGCGGCTGTGAACAGCCTCTTGGCTCCCGTTCCTTCGTGCCAGACAAGGGTGCTCACTACTGCGTCCCCTGCTATGAGAACAAGTTTGCCCCTCGCTGTGCTCGCTGCAgcaag ACGCTGACGCAAGGTGGCGTGACCTACCGTGACCAGCCCTGGCATCGAGAATGCCTGGTCTGCACGGGATGCCAGACGCCCCTGGCAGGACAGCAGTTCACTTCCCGGGATGATGATCCCTACTGCGTGGCCTGTTTTGGAGAACTCTTTGCACCCAAGTGCAGCAGCTGCAAAAGCCCCATCACAG gACTCGGCGGAGGCAAGTATGTGTCCTTTGAAGACCGCCACTGGCACCACAGCTGCTTCTCCTGCGCCCGCTGCTCCACCTCCCTGGTGGGCCAAGGCTTTGTGCCGGATGGAGACCAAGTGCTGTGCCAGGGTTGCAGCCAGGCAGGGCCCTGA
- the FHL3 gene encoding four and a half LIM domains protein 3 isoform X2, with amino-acid sequence MSEAFDCAKCSESLYGRKYIQTDDGPYCVPCYDSTFANTCAECQQLIGHDSRELFYEDRHFHEGCFRCCRCKRSLADEPFTCQDNELLCNDCYCSAFSSQCSACGETVMPGSRKLEYGGQTWHEHCFLCSGCEQPLGSRSFVPDKGAHYCVPCYENKFAPRCARCSKTLTQGGVTYRDQPWHRECLVCTGCQTPLAGQQFTSRDDDPYCVACFGELFAPKCSSCKSPITGLGGGKYVSFEDRHWHHSCFSCARCSTSLVGQGFVPDGDQVLCQGCSQAGP; translated from the exons ATGAGCGAGGCCTTTGACTGCGCAAAATGCAGCGAGAGCCTGTATGGCCGCAAATACATCCAGACGGACGATGGCCCCTACTGTGTGCCCTGCTATGACAGCACCTTTGCCAACACCTGTGCCGAGTGCCAGCAGCTTATCGGGCATGACTCCAGG GAGCTGTTCTATGAAGACCGCCATTTCCACGAGGGCTGCTTCCGCTGCTGCCGCTGCAAGCGCTCCCTGGCCGACGAGCCCTTCACCTGCCAGGACAACGAGCTGCTCTGCAACGATTGCTACTGCAGCGCCTTCTCATCACAGTGCTCCGCCTGCGGGGAGACCGTCATGCCCG GGTCCCGGAAGCTGGAATATGGAGGCCAGACATGGCACGAGCATTGCTTCCTGTGCAGCGGCTGTGAACAGCCTCTTGGCTCCCGTTCCTTCGTGCCAGACAAGGGTGCTCACTACTGCGTCCCCTGCTATGAGAACAAGTTTGCCCCTCGCTGTGCTCGCTGCAgcaag ACGCTGACGCAAGGTGGCGTGACCTACCGTGACCAGCCCTGGCATCGAGAATGCCTGGTCTGCACGGGATGCCAGACGCCCCTGGCAGGACAGCAGTTCACTTCCCGGGATGATGATCCCTACTGCGTGGCCTGTTTTGGAGAACTCTTTGCACCCAAGTGCAGCAGCTGCAAAAGCCCCATCACAG gACTCGGCGGAGGCAAGTATGTGTCCTTTGAAGACCGCCACTGGCACCACAGCTGCTTCTCCTGCGCCCGCTGCTCCACCTCCCTGGTGGGCCAAGGCTTTGTGCCGGATGGAGACCAAGTGCTGTGCCAGGGTTGCAGCCAGGCAGGGCCCTGA